One Desulfofundulus luciae DNA window includes the following coding sequences:
- the meaB gene encoding methylmalonyl Co-A mutase-associated GTPase MeaB, translating into MKDVASLIERFRAGDPRALARVISFLENEEPVVEHIMEQIYPLTGQAYIVGITGSPGAGKSSLVDCLTTLLRQKGETIGIVAVDPTSPFTGGALLGDRIRMQNHATDRGVFIRSMGTRGNLGGLAHTTGEVVKAMDAFGFSWIIVETVGVGQAELDIMHLADTTVVVLTPGAGDAIQTIKAGIMEIADVFAINKCDLPGANKIAAEVEMMLDMQEGRLNWRPPVVKTSTLDGRGVAELLAAIESHRQYLLQDKTLGERRWFRARNETLELAQYLWQRIITQELEYINPILDAVARREKDPYRGAREITKYLLEKYHQKLASGSEIDTPEGKVGV; encoded by the coding sequence TTGAAGGATGTAGCAAGCCTGATAGAAAGATTTCGGGCCGGCGACCCCAGAGCACTGGCGCGGGTAATCAGTTTCCTGGAAAATGAAGAGCCTGTGGTTGAACATATTATGGAACAGATTTATCCCCTAACGGGCCAGGCGTATATAGTGGGTATTACCGGTTCCCCGGGTGCAGGCAAAAGCTCTCTGGTGGACTGTCTTACCACCCTATTGCGCCAGAAAGGGGAAACCATAGGCATTGTTGCAGTGGATCCTACCAGCCCTTTCACTGGCGGGGCACTGCTGGGAGATCGTATAAGAATGCAAAACCACGCCACCGACCGGGGCGTATTCATACGGAGCATGGGCACCCGGGGGAACCTGGGTGGACTGGCCCATACCACCGGCGAAGTGGTTAAAGCGATGGATGCTTTTGGCTTTTCCTGGATTATCGTCGAAACAGTGGGGGTAGGCCAGGCCGAACTGGATATTATGCACCTGGCAGATACCACTGTGGTGGTGTTAACCCCAGGGGCCGGGGACGCCATTCAGACCATTAAGGCTGGCATTATGGAAATAGCCGATGTCTTTGCCATCAATAAGTGCGATTTACCGGGGGCAAATAAAATTGCCGCCGAAGTGGAAATGATGCTGGACATGCAGGAGGGCCGTTTAAACTGGCGACCTCCGGTGGTGAAGACTTCTACCCTGGATGGACGGGGGGTAGCTGAACTACTTGCAGCCATTGAAAGCCACCGGCAGTACCTGCTCCAGGATAAAACCCTCGGGGAAAGACGATGGTTCCGGGCACGAAACGAAACCCTGGAACTGGCACAATACCTCTGGCAGCGCATTATCACCCAGGAGCTGGAATATATTAATCCCATTCTGGATGCAGTTGCCAGGAGGGAAAAAGACCCTTACCGGGGAGCACGGGAGATAACTAAATACTTGCTGGAGAAGTATCACCAAAAACTGGCATCAGGGAGTGAAATAGATACCCCAGAAGGAAAGGTTGGGGTATAA